In Gadus macrocephalus chromosome 4, ASM3116895v1, the following proteins share a genomic window:
- the loxa gene encoding protein-lysine 6-oxidase isoform X1, giving the protein MGLRIFDTLLYAYARIFVLMFLLHAALSQNSPDARRQSSNQQSAALRQTLQWAHNGNIFSLLSQGSQYQPARQRDAANDNLQSRPVTIIRDGDAARTRELVQPSSRAPAPDSGNPLPARGHGRRWLPPQVQRRVTPADDEQQQQPAGDLTRTHPHNTTKNDTKDASLPRREDMMVADDPYDPYKSTDRDNPYYNHYDAYEQPRPRSRGGYGTRYHQYGLPDLVPDPYYIQSSAYVQRVPMYNLRCAGEENCLSSSAYRGDVRDYDTRMLLRFPQRVKNQGTADFLPSRPRYSWEWHSCHQHYHSMDEFSHYELLDSSTQHSVAEGHKASFCLEDTSCDYGYYRRFACTSHTQGLSPGCYDTYNADIDCQWIDITDVKPGNFVLKVSVNPSYQVPESDYSNNVVRCDVRYTGNYAYVSGCHISPY; this is encoded by the exons ATGGGATTACGCATATTTGACACGCTCCTTTACGCGTACGCGCGCATCTTTGTACTTATGTTCCTACTGCATGCTGCCCTATCTCAAAACAGTCCGGATGCAAGGAGGCAAAGCAGTAACCAACAAAGTGCGGCACTTCGGCAGACGTTACAATGGGCGCACAATGGTAATATTTTTAGCCTGCTAAGCCAGGGCTCTCAGTACCAACCGGCGCGCCAAAGGGACGCAGCTAATGACAACCTGCAATCAAGACCTGTCACCATCATTCGCGACGGAGACGCAGCGAGAACCCGAGAGCTGGTTCAGCCCTCCAGCCGCGCGCCTGCTCCGGACTCAGGCAATCCGCTCCCAGCGCGCGGACACGGACGACGCTGGCTTCCACCTCAAGTTCAACGGCGCGTGACACCAGCAGACGacgaacagcagcagcagcctgcagGCGACCTCACGAGGACGCATCCACACAACACGACCAAGAATGACACGAAGGACGCGTCCCTGCCACGGAGAGAGGACATGATGGTCGCCGATGACCCTTATGACCCATACAAGTCCACCGACAGAGATAACCCATACTACAACCACTATGACGCGTACGAGCAGCCCAGACCCCGATCCAGAGGGGGATACGGCACAAGGTACCATCAGTACG GTCTCCCGGACCTTGTGCCAGACCCGTACTACATCCAGTCCTCTGCATATGTGCAGAGGGTCCCCATGTACAACCTGAGATGTGCAGGGGAAGAGAACTGCCTGTCAAG CTCCGCCTACCGCGGTGACGTCCGGGACTACGACACCCGGATGCTCCTGAGGTTCCCTCAGAGGGTGAAGAACCAGGGGACGGCTGACTTCCTGCCCAGCAGACCGCGCTACTCCTGGGAGTGGCACAGCTGCCATCA GCACTACCACAGCATGGATGAGTTCAGCCACTACGAGCTTCTGGACTCCAGCACCCAGCACTCCGTGGCCGAGGGCCACAAGGCCAGCTTCTGCCTGGAGGACACGTCCTGCGACTACGGCTATTACAGGCGCTTCGCCTGCACGTCACACACCCAG GGTCTGAGCCCGGGATGCTACGACACTTATAACGCGGACATCGACTGCCAGTGGATCGACATCACAGATGTGAAGCCTGGAAACTTTGTCCTCAAG GTCAGTGTGAATCCCAGCTATCAGGTGCCAGAGTCTGACTACAGCAACAATGTGGTGCGCTGCGACGTCCGCTACACCGGGAACTACGCCTACGTTTCCGGCTGCCACATATCTCC gtATTAG
- the loxa gene encoding protein-lysine 6-oxidase isoform X2, with protein sequence MGLRIFDTLLYAYARIFVLMFLLHAALSQNSPDARRQSSNQQSAALRQTLQWAHNGNIFSLLSQGSQYQPARQRDAANDNLQSRPVTIIRDGDAARTRELVQPSSRAPAPDSGNPLPARGHGRRWLPPQVQRRVTPADDEQQQQPAGDLTRTHPHNTTKNDTKDASLPRREDMMVADDPYDPYKSTDRDNPYYNHYDAYEQPRPRSRGGYGTRYHQYGLPDLVPDPYYIQSSAYVQRVPMYNLRCAGEENCLSSSAYRGDVRDYDTRMLLRFPQRVKNQGTADFLPSRPRYSWEWHSCHQHYHSMDEFSHYELLDSSTQHSVAEGHKASFCLEDTSCDYGYYRRFACTSHTQGLSPGCYDTYNADIDCQWIDITDVKPGNFVLKVSVNPSYQVPESDYSNNVVRCDVRYTGNYAYVSGCHISP encoded by the exons ATGGGATTACGCATATTTGACACGCTCCTTTACGCGTACGCGCGCATCTTTGTACTTATGTTCCTACTGCATGCTGCCCTATCTCAAAACAGTCCGGATGCAAGGAGGCAAAGCAGTAACCAACAAAGTGCGGCACTTCGGCAGACGTTACAATGGGCGCACAATGGTAATATTTTTAGCCTGCTAAGCCAGGGCTCTCAGTACCAACCGGCGCGCCAAAGGGACGCAGCTAATGACAACCTGCAATCAAGACCTGTCACCATCATTCGCGACGGAGACGCAGCGAGAACCCGAGAGCTGGTTCAGCCCTCCAGCCGCGCGCCTGCTCCGGACTCAGGCAATCCGCTCCCAGCGCGCGGACACGGACGACGCTGGCTTCCACCTCAAGTTCAACGGCGCGTGACACCAGCAGACGacgaacagcagcagcagcctgcagGCGACCTCACGAGGACGCATCCACACAACACGACCAAGAATGACACGAAGGACGCGTCCCTGCCACGGAGAGAGGACATGATGGTCGCCGATGACCCTTATGACCCATACAAGTCCACCGACAGAGATAACCCATACTACAACCACTATGACGCGTACGAGCAGCCCAGACCCCGATCCAGAGGGGGATACGGCACAAGGTACCATCAGTACG GTCTCCCGGACCTTGTGCCAGACCCGTACTACATCCAGTCCTCTGCATATGTGCAGAGGGTCCCCATGTACAACCTGAGATGTGCAGGGGAAGAGAACTGCCTGTCAAG CTCCGCCTACCGCGGTGACGTCCGGGACTACGACACCCGGATGCTCCTGAGGTTCCCTCAGAGGGTGAAGAACCAGGGGACGGCTGACTTCCTGCCCAGCAGACCGCGCTACTCCTGGGAGTGGCACAGCTGCCATCA GCACTACCACAGCATGGATGAGTTCAGCCACTACGAGCTTCTGGACTCCAGCACCCAGCACTCCGTGGCCGAGGGCCACAAGGCCAGCTTCTGCCTGGAGGACACGTCCTGCGACTACGGCTATTACAGGCGCTTCGCCTGCACGTCACACACCCAG GGTCTGAGCCCGGGATGCTACGACACTTATAACGCGGACATCGACTGCCAGTGGATCGACATCACAGATGTGAAGCCTGGAAACTTTGTCCTCAAG GTCAGTGTGAATCCCAGCTATCAGGTGCCAGAGTCTGACTACAGCAACAATGTGGTGCGCTGCGACGTCCGCTACACCGGGAACTACGCCTACGTTTCCGGCTGCCACATATCTCCGTAA
- the snx24 gene encoding sorting nexin-24, which produces MPPIRVSIPSFRSEISSLEKGYTVFKIDVLMNGRQHAIEKRYSEFHALHKMLKKSIKPPEVPSKHVRNWVPKVLEQRRHGLELYLQTIIMENEVLPKIFLDFLNIRHFPSVPKTESCGSFETDSDELSKLTHQPVMLYLRDPYLFPTAHDTFANVVSEGVIHGVFYPDLQPR; this is translated from the exons ATGCCCCCCATCAGAGTGTCTATCCCGTCGTTCCGCTCCGAGATCAGCTCCCTGGAGAAGGGATACACG GTATTTAAAATCGATGTTTTGATGAATGGCCGACAGCATGCCATTGAGAAACGCTACAGTGAATTTCACGCCCTTCATAAAATG CTTAAGAAGAGCATCAAACCACCGGAGGTGCCTTCTAAACATGTGAGGAACTGGGTTCCTAAGGTTTTGGAGCAGAGGAGACATGGCCTGGAGCTCTATTTACAG ACTATAATCATGGAGAATGAAGTTCTTCCAAAGATATTCCTGGATTTCTTAAATATAAGGCATTTTCCCTCAGTGCCGAAAACAGAAAGCTGTGG GTCATTTGAAACCGATTCTGATGAACTGAG taaACTAACTCACCAGCCAGTCATGCTTTACCTGAGGGACCCCTACCTTTTCCCCACCGCCCACG ATACGTTTGCGAACGTGGTGAGCGAGGGGGTCATACACGGGGTGTTTTACCCTGACCTGCAGCCCAGGTAG